In a genomic window of Brettanomyces nanus chromosome 1, complete sequence:
- a CDS encoding uncharacterized protein (BUSCO:EOG09343GPY), protein MSYYQSQGGDNNNFYQNSQQFGGINSNSNNGQFGSANLPSGSMQTSYSYNGNSTDHDPSQLSKGLLAAFSTSGYPGEPPLLQELGVNFQHIKSKTMGVLSLKSKGLSGDVIQDSDMAGPIIFCLLFGTLLLLSGKTHFGYIYGVGLFGTVSLHVLFKLMSNDTNDTGIDIVRTASVLGYCLLPLVLLGALTVVISLDNTTGYLMGSLAVLWCTFSASGFFVRVLNLTDARVLVAYPLAMFYTVFALMAIFAESEE, encoded by the coding sequence ATGTCGTATTATCAATCACAAGGAGGCGATAATAACAACTTCTATCAGAATTCCCAGCAGTTTGGAGGAATCAATAGCAACTCGAATAATGGACAGTTTGGCAGTGCCAACCTTCCTTCAGGATCCATGCAGACATCTTACAGTTATAACGGAAACTCAACGGATCATGATCCTAGTCAATTGAGTAAGGGTCTTTTGGCAGCTTTTTCTACATCGGGATATCCCGGGGAACCACCTTTATTGCAGGAGTTGGGCGTGAACTTCCAGCATATTAAGAGTAAAACTATGGGAGTGTTGAGCTTGAAGTCGAAAGGTTTAAGCGGTGATGTGATTCAGGACTCAGATATGGCTGGTCCAATCATTTTTTGTCTGTTATTTGGCACGTTGTTATTACTCTCAGGCAAGACTCATTTCGGGTACATCTACGGCGTAGGCTTATTTGGTACCGTTTCCTTGCATGTgcttttcaaattgatgTCGAATGATACTAACGATACGGGAATTGATATTGTGAGAACGGCATCCGTGCTAGGATATTGCCTCCTTCCCTTGGTGTTGCTAGGTGCGTTGACAGTGGTGATTAGTTTGGATAATACTACAGGTTACCTAATGGGAAGCCTAGCTGTTCTTTGGTGCACGTTTTCTGCTTCCGGGTTCTTTGTTAGGGTCTTGAACTTGACAGATGCAAGAGTGTTGGTGGCCTATCCTTTGGCCATGTTCTACACGGTTTTTGCATTGATGGCTATCTTCGCCGAGAGCGAGGAATAG
- a CDS encoding uncharacterized protein (EggNog:ENOG41), with protein MASDSETTPLVRVHSTLVDELPSRRIRIIQVVCAMTWCLFAAGPIFGFAALKPVLISEGVYKDLCPVDVLSSSDICVERDLKLNFMFTLAAVVTNATAFIVGRVLDTYGPRITGIVGSFVIFGGAVLLASGSRITLFDSYLSGYVTMAFGGPFVFISCFQLANSFPGHSGLVLALLTGSFDTSSALFMFYRVIYQNNYVKNLSLNKFFTAYLIVPVFILVCQLTIMPKNSYKTVETLARIGKTGIDETGLPVDSEDSRYDPQEVNELERTRSHLSIRSSKSVFEEIADKQLNDKSGGVHGVLHGKQVKEQLKTPWFYLMCLFTTIQMLRINYFLATIRSQMTWYFDSELTAIKINKLFDIALPLGGVLSIPFIGLILDNLKTLTTLHILLIVSALIGLAGMTSSIFLQVAGICVLVLYRPFYYTAVSDYCAKVFGFETFGTVYGTIICFSGICNLLQSYLDKLTHFSFHMDPNPVNGLLLGLTILFGGSMLGYVKGQERKIKRQAIISEALAGAE; from the coding sequence ATGGCTAGCGATTCCGAAACAACTCCTCTTGTCAGAGTGCATTCTACCCTTGTCGACGAACTTCCATCCAGACGTATCAGGATTATTCAGGTGGTCTGCGCCATGACCTGGTGTCTTTTCGCCGCAGGTCCTATATTCGGCTTTGCTGCTCTCAAGCCTGTTCTTATCTCTGAGGGTGTCTATAAAGATCTTTGTCCTGTGGATGTCTTGTCATCTTCAGACATCTGCGTCGAAAGAGACTTGAAATTGAACTTCATGTTCACTTTAGCTGCTGTTGTTACTAATGCTACCGCTTTTATTGTTGGCCGTGTGCTTGATACTTATGGCCCTCGTATTACAGGCATAGTAGGTTCCTTTGTCATTTTTGGGGGTGCTGTATTATTGGCCAGTGGTAGCAGAATTACCCTGTTCGATTCTTACTTGTCTGGCTATGTTACTATGGCATTTGGTGGTCCCTTTGTGTTCATAAGTTGCTTCCAATTGGCCAATTCTTTTCCTGGTCATTCGGGTTTGGTCTTAGCCTTACTTACAGGTTCCTTCGATACAAGTTCGGCATTGTTCATGTTTTATAGAGTCATCTATCAAAACAACTACGTCAAGAACTTGTCCTTAAACAAGTTTTTTACTGCCTATTTGATCGTCCCTGTCTTTATTCTTGTCTGCCAGCTCACTATCATGCCTAAAAATTCCTATAAAACAGTGGAGACATTGGCCAGGATAGGAAAAACCGGTATTGATGAAACTGGCCTTCCAGTCGAttctgaagattcaagatatgaTCCTCAAGAGGTCAACGAATTGGAAAGAACTAGATCGCATCTTTCTATTagatcttccaaatctgtctttgaagagatcgCTGACAAACAACTAAATGACAAGTCTGGAGGAGTGCATGGTGTTTTACATGGTAAGCAAGTCAAAGAGCAGCTAAAGACACCTTGGTTCTACCTCATGTGTCTCTTCACTACCATTCAAATGCTTAGAATCAACTACTTCCTAGCTACTATTCGCTCTCAAATGACTTGGTATTTTGACAGTGAACTTACTGCTATCAAGATCAATAAGTTGTTCGATATTGCGTTGCCGCTGGGTGGTGTTCTATCCATTCCATTCATTGGATTAATTTTAGACAACCTAAAGACCCTTACAActcttcatattcttttGATAGTATCCGCTTTGATTGGTTTGGCCGGTATGACATCCAGTATTTTCCTTCAGGTAGCTGGCATCTGCGTTTTGGTTCTTTATAGACCTTTTTATTATACTGCTGTGTCCGATTATTGTGCTAAAGTGTTTGGATTCGAGACTTTCGGAACCGTTTATGGAACCATCATATGCTTTTCCGGTATATGCAACTTGCTTCAAAGTTACCTAGACAAATTAACTCATTTTTCCTTTCATATGGATCCTAATCCTGTCAATGGTTTGCTTTTAGGTCTAACTATTCTTTTTGGAGGCTCTATGTTAGGATATGTCAAAGGCCAGGAGAGAAAGATCAAGCGTCAGGCTATAATCTCAGAGGCTTTGGCTGGTGCTGAATGA
- a CDS encoding uncharacterized protein (EggNog:ENOG41): MGTLGSTATWYKALPLKDYQDLVQKAVPEKVNGCPEDPIIGEPGLHVACGPNVRFLGCLENGENNYRASILIVTKGEDNNIPKVSYVIGQAEKLAEVELELSEGQFPGKKIYEETGFLFFRYTVELTLKDYEQKVKYSINGENRPDFQFFLPSVDQSMNIMSYSCNGFSLGADISTFKGSLWLDVLRRHSESHYHVMLGGGDQIYCDSIKLVSTKFQDWLKHKHIHSSWKMTSEIRQSLDSYYLNHYMEWFGKGYMKITNGSTLQVLFPVALHQIPQINLYDDHDIIDGFGSYRDSTMSQEMFLGVGNSAFKYYMLFQHHTPPKEESKLEKSWIEGSSEGGPYIKSISRSVYARLGKEIGFLGLDCRTERTKKQICTAETYKNVFERLEMEMNAGKGQIKHLLVLLGVPICYPRMVWAEAIMESPLLAPIKWMTRKGWILKGLVNEFDGSIELLDDLNDHWCARHHKAERNQLMGRLMKFGANHGVRITILSGDVHLCCLSRFQSKFHRYHIVETTRTHEDNVNVATNAAEDPRLILNLISSAIVNTPPPNGMAGLLNRRSKVHRYDTQTDEVMVPLFKHGPEGNRRSNERFLNQRNYSDLILVKNLSENDKKPFSKVNEGELVYPGPTDSIEKMNRQDVDSTDPEKVAYPFFADSLVATLHVEKNRENTSSETGAYQMLVPPLNGEKVI, encoded by the coding sequence ATGGGAACTCTGGGATCAACTGCGACTTGGTATAAAGCACTGCCTTTAAAAGACTATCAAGATCTTGTTCAGAAGGCCGTTCCTGAAAAGGTCAATGGATGTCCAGAAGATCCGATTATAGGTGAACCTGGTTTGCATGTTGCATGTGGTCCAAATGTTCGATTCTTGGGATGTTTAGAGAATGGGGAGAATAACTATCGAGCCAGCATTTTGATAGTAACCAAAGGTGAGGACAATAATATACCCAAGGTGAGCTATGTTATTGGTCAGGCGGAAAAGCTGGCTGAAGTTGAGTTGGAGTTATCTGAAGGACAATTTCCTGGAAAGAAGATCTATGAGGAGACTGGATTTCTATTTTTTAGATATACTGTGGAATTGACATTGAAGGACTATGAGCAGAAAGTAAAATATAGCATTAATGGAGAGAATAGACCGGATTTTCAGTTCTTCCTACCTTCAGTTGACCAGTCCATGAATATTATGTCATATTCTTGTAATGGATTTTCTTTGGGAGCAGATATTTCCACTTTTAAAGGATCGCTTTGGTTGGATGTCTTGAGAAGACACAGCGAGTCCCATTACCATGTCATGcttggaggaggagatcAAATTTATTGTGATTCCATTAAGCTTGTTAGTACAAAGTTCCAGGATTGGCTAAAGCATAAGCAtattcattcttcttggaaaatGACTTCTGAGATCAGACAGTCTCTTGATAGTTATTACTTAAACCATTATATGGAGTGGTTTGGCAAGGGTTATATGAAGATCACCAATGGTTCAACACTACAGGTTTTATTCCCGGTAGCTCTTCATCAGATACCGCAGATTAATTTGTATGATGATCATGATATAATTGATGGATTTGGATCTTACAGGGACTCTACAATGTCTCAGGAGATGTTTTTAGGTGTTGGAAACTCTGCTTTTAAGTATTATATGCTTTTTCAACATCATACACCTCCTAAAGAAGAGTCTAAATTGGAAAAGTCGTGGATTGAAGGCTCCAGTGAAGGAGGTCCTTATATCAAGTCTATTTCCAGATCTGTCTATGCTCGATTGGGTAAAGAAATCGGATTCTTGGGATTAGACTGTCGTACAGAACGGACCAAGAAGCAGATTTGTACTGCTGAGACTTATAAGAATGTATTTGAAAGGCTagaaatggagatgaatGCTGGTAAGGGTCAGATCAAGCACTTGTTGGTCTTATTGGGTGTTCCTATCTGCTATCCAAGAATGGTTTGGGCAGAGGCTATCATGGAATCTCCTTTGTTGGCTCCAATTAAGTGGATGACTAGGAAAGGATGGATTTTGAAAGGTTTAGTGAACGAATTTGACGGTTCAATTGAATTGCTAGATGATCTTAATGATCATTGGTGTGCCAGGCATCATAAGgcagaaagaaatcaaCTTATGGGCCGGTTAATGAAGTTTGGAGCAAATCACGGGGTCAGAATTACCATACTAAGTGGAGATGTTCACCTCTGCTGTCTGTCTCGGTTCCAGTCAAAGTTCCATAGGTACCACATCGTGGAAACCACTCGAACCCATGAGGACAATGTCAATGTAGCCACCAATGCGGCAGAAGATCCACGGTTGATTCTCAACTTGATCTCTTCCGCTATTGTCAATACCCCACCACCAAATGGAATGGCGGGTTTGTTGAACAGAAGGTCAAAGGTTCACAGGTATGACACACAAACCGATGAGGTGATGGTTCCGTTGTTCAAACACGGTCCTGAGGGTAATCGAAGAAGTAATGAGAGGTTTCTCAACCAAAGAAACTATTCGGACTTGATATTAGTGAAAAACTTGTCAGAGAACGATAAAAAGCCGTTTTCAAAGGTcaatgaaggagaattgGTCTATCCAGGACCGACAGATagcattgagaagatgaatagACAAGACGTTGACTCAACAGACCCTGAGAAAGTGGCTTATCCGTTCTTTGCAGACAGTTTAGTGGCCACGTTGCACgttgaaaagaacagaGAGAATACCAGCTCTGAAACTGGTGCCTACCAGATGCTAGTTCCACCATTGAATGGAGAGAAAGTTATTTAA